The following DNA comes from Diorhabda carinulata isolate Delta chromosome 3, icDioCari1.1, whole genome shotgun sequence.
GCCATGTTTCAGAGTGCATTTAATTTATAACCGTAGCGGAAGTGATATTtgttaaattgattttattctgtgatcaaacgtcaaattttaacCTTTCtgagaagaaaaattattgaattcgtttatgaaattgaaaaaaatgtatttgaactGTTTGAATTATtctctataattttgttttgatttataaagACTATCTCTATATGCCATTAAAAATGATTGAGTCATGAATACACCTCGTAATTCTTTGAGAAGGAGCTATCTATACAAAGTAGCACTTCATGTAATACTTGTTAAGTTCAACAAAAGCAACCAAAATAGCCTTCGTTTTGAAAAGAAACAGTCATCAACTAACAAgatacataaaacaaaaaatgttgacagcGAGCGCTCAACAGAGCATACCCGGAATGCTTATTTCAAAATCCTTTATTAAACTTTCATTTGCTTTCTTGTTGAAATAAACCTAAATGTTGTGTGGGCATTGTTAAACATAGATACATCTAGTATAAATTTGCTCATAAGAATAGTTCAATGATCAAGTGTTACCGTTTTATGATTTTCACGGTTTATGTGATCCTGTCAATCGGATCGTACATTTCCGTGAATTAACGTCGTTTAGTTAGTGGTTGGTTGGGTTGTCACCTAATTCCAAcattttacatcaaaattttaAGTATATATTAATTCCATAAACCTattgatcaataaaaaataataaaatgctTTCTAGAGTTGCAATATTGTCGGGTAAGAAATCTATATGTTcgtatttcttcaaaaacttgaaatcaATTAACGTAGGTTTATGTAATAGGTCCGTCTTTAAAGTAGATACTTATATTTTAGGGCAAACCTCAAAATCCCTTCTTGCAACCTGTTTAAGGGCTACAAGTACGTCTGCGGTTAACACTCAAGTTGCTAAAACCGATGAAAAATCAAGTGAAGTTACATTTTCTAGACCTGTATGTGTCAACCttgaagttattttatttttttaagtgtaGAGTTTATATGCttttagaattttatatttatgttacaaattataaacattgaTTGCATTTTTTTGCTTAATAGGTGAGACAGGAACCAGGAAAAGTACGAATGGGATTTATACCAGAAGAATGGTTTcaattcttttacaaaaaaactggtGTTACAGGACCCTACACATTTGCTTTTACTCTATCCACTTATTTGGTCAGTAAGGAGATCTACGTTTTGGAACATGAATTCTACAATGGACTTTCTTTCTTAATCATGTGGGTTGTTGGTATTAAAATGTTTGGACCAAAATTGGCAGCATATTTAGATAAAGAAGTTGATGTAAGAAT
Coding sequences within:
- the LOC130891390 gene encoding ATP synthase subunit b, mitochondrial; this encodes MLSRVAILSGQTSKSLLATCLRATSTSAVNTQVAKTDEKSSEVTFSRPVRQEPGKVRMGFIPEEWFQFFYKKTGVTGPYTFAFTLSTYLVSKEIYVLEHEFYNGLSFLIMWVVGIKMFGPKLAAYLDKEVDEYEKAWNQSRVDQKEALSEQIADEEKAQWSMEGQNILVEAKRENVALQLEANYRDRIMNVYYEVKKRLDYQVEKQNIERRITQKNLVDYVVAKVMSSITPDQEKQNINKCISDLALLSKA